Proteins from one Aspergillus nidulans FGSC A4 chromosome VIII genomic window:
- a CDS encoding NifU family protein (transcript_id=CADANIAT00002248), which translates to MASSSTSANMVKRTILSNRLAAQILNFAEASPRTIRPFAFGSIRSIHNSARLPTITASETRHRPTLRPHQLSAAHGRVNGQPPTGKRTIFIQTESTPNPDALKFIPNHRVLPEDFPTSFLEYLSPRSTLAPPHPSTLAANLFNVEGVQSVFFGTDFITVTKASDTNWAHIKPEVFSLITQAVTSGEPIVNTVEKSGASGQKGGEEDSLSYNEEDDEVVSMIKELLETRIRPAIQEDGGDIEFRGFENGIVMLKLRGACRTCDSSTVTLRNGIESMLMHYIEEVQGVEQVLDEEEEISMLEFAKFEEKLRQQKGAQATAPSSLDSAP; encoded by the exons ATGGCTTCTAGCTCAACATCTGCAAATATGGTCAAGCGGACAATCCTCAGCAACCGTTTGGCAGCACAGATATTGAACTTTGCTGAGGCTTCCCCTCGGACAATTAGACCCTTTGCCTTTGGGTCAATTAGAAGTATTCACAACTCGGCACGCTTACCAACAATCACCGCTTCAGAAACCCGGCATAGGCCGACGTTGCGACCGCACCAGCTGTCTGCAGCTCACGGCCGAGTCAACGGGCAGCCTCCAACTGGCAAACGAACTATCTTCATTCAAACCGAGTCGACGCCGAACCCTGAT GCTTTGAAGTTCATTCCAAACCACAGAGTCCTCCCCGAAGACTTCCCTACCTCCTTCTTGGAGTACCTCTCCCCGCGCTCCACCCTTGCTCCTCCGCACCCGTCTACGCTTGCCGCAAACCTGTTCAACGTCGAGGGTGTGCAGTCAGTCTTTTTTGGCACCGACTTCATCACAGTAACTAAAGCCAGTGATACTAACTGGGCTCACATCAAACCCGAAGTATTCAGTCTTATCACCCAAGCCGTGACTTCGGGCGAACCGATCGTCAACACCGTGGAAAAGAGTGGAGCAAGCGGGCAGAAAGGTGGCGAAGAGGACTCGCTCAGCTacaacgaagaagatgatgaagttgTCAGTATGATCAAGGAGCTTTTGGAGACGAGAATTAGACCTGCAATCCAGGAAGACGGGGGAGACATTGAATTCAGAGGATTTGAGAATGGGATCGTCATGTTAAAGTTGCGAGGCGCTTGCCGGACGTGTGATTCAAGCACTGTTACCTTGCGCAATGGCATAGAGTCTATGCTTATGCATTAT ATCGAAGAGGTCCAGGGCGTCGAGCAGGTccttgacgaagaggaggagatttctATGCTTGAATTTGCTAAATTTGAGGAGAAGCTCCGACAACAAAAAGGTGCCCAGGCGACCgctccctcttctctagATTCGGCGCCCTAG